One window from the genome of Rhodobacteraceae bacterium S2214 encodes:
- a CDS encoding hemolysin III family protein, whose translation MYPTYAKSERIADGSMHAIGVIGALTGTILLMVWTAGDVSAWQMTALAVYGVGLITTFAASAFYHMTPWPTIRPILRRIDHAAIYLKIAATYTPLVVMVGTPFAYTILGIVWLLGLIGMTLKLFFWQTPGRYGPALYLVMGWLSVGLIWSIWPVLPGSVIALIAAGGLTYTVGVLFYISKKKYTTAIWHGFVVAASACFWAAILIGAMSSI comes from the coding sequence ATGTACCCTACCTACGCGAAATCAGAACGTATTGCCGACGGCAGCATGCACGCAATTGGCGTGATCGGCGCGTTGACCGGAACGATCCTGTTGATGGTTTGGACGGCGGGCGATGTATCGGCGTGGCAGATGACCGCGTTGGCGGTTTATGGCGTTGGGCTGATCACGACGTTTGCCGCGTCTGCATTTTACCATATGACGCCGTGGCCCACGATCCGCCCGATCCTGCGCCGGATTGATCACGCCGCGATCTATCTTAAGATTGCCGCCACCTATACGCCTTTGGTCGTCATGGTCGGTACGCCATTTGCTTATACGATCCTTGGTATTGTCTGGCTGCTGGGGCTGATCGGCATGACGCTAAAACTGTTCTTCTGGCAGACACCCGGTCGTTATGGTCCGGCGCTTTATCTGGTGATGGGCTGGCTCAGCGTCGGGCTGATCTGGTCGATCTGGCCTGTGTTGCCCGGCTCTGTCATCGCGCTGATCGCGGCGGGCGGGCTGACCTACACGGTCGGCGTTCTGTTCTACATCAGTAAGAAAAAGTACACGACAGCGATCTGGCATGGGTTTGTCGTGGCAGCGTCAGCTTGTTTCTGGGCCGCGATTTTGATCGGTGCGATGTCGTCAATCTAA
- a CDS encoding DUF393 domain-containing protein, which translates to MTKTDVLYNGECPVCSFEMDHYAKIADRDDLPMTFQPLKDNAADWGIDPDDAAKRIHVRRDGQIYVGMDAFILLWRDLPRYGWLATLCSWPVVRPATVFLYDRVVAPLIYGWHKRRQRKAVT; encoded by the coding sequence ATGACAAAGACCGACGTATTATATAATGGCGAATGTCCCGTTTGTTCGTTCGAGATGGACCATTACGCTAAAATCGCGGATCGCGACGATCTACCGATGACGTTCCAACCGCTGAAGGACAACGCCGCCGATTGGGGCATTGATCCGGATGATGCAGCAAAGCGCATTCATGTGCGCCGCGATGGTCAGATTTATGTTGGTATGGATGCGTTCATCTTGCTGTGGCGGGATTTGCCTCGTTATGGGTGGCTTGCGACACTGTGCTCATGGCCCGTCGTCCGGCCCGCGACCGTGTTTCTGTACGATCGTGTGGTTGCCCCGCTGATCTATGGCTGGCACAAGCGCCGCCAACGCAAGGCTGTGACCTAA
- a CDS encoding YigZ family protein: MNALTDRGSKYAVSGGPVTTQDDAKAFVKQLCRNKKFAKATHNTWAVILPDGTPIKNDDGESGAGIVILRMLEREDLTGHIIVVTRWFGGTKLGGDRFRRVQDAVRVYLDDLA, from the coding sequence ATGAATGCGTTAACAGACCGTGGATCGAAATACGCGGTGTCTGGCGGACCTGTGACGACGCAGGACGACGCCAAGGCCTTTGTTAAGCAGCTGTGCCGCAACAAGAAATTCGCCAAGGCCACGCATAACACTTGGGCGGTGATCCTGCCGGACGGGACGCCGATCAAGAACGACGACGGCGAAAGCGGGGCGGGGATCGTGATCTTGCGGATGCTCGAACGCGAAGACCTGACGGGCCATATCATCGTTGTCACCCGCTGGTTCGGGGGCACAAAGCTGGGCGGAGATCGGTTCCGCCGTGTCCAAGATGCGGTCCGCGTCTATCTGGACGATTTGGCCTAA